attttaaataaatatatataaacaatgtttaacaaatatatttaacacatacagttgaggtcaaaagtttacatacaccttgcagaatctgtaaaatattttaccaaaaataagagggatcatacaaaatgcatgatgttttttttatttaatactgacatgaataagatatttcacataaaagatgtttacatatagtccacaagagataatattagttgaatttataaaaattactgttcaaaagttcacatacagttgattcttaatactgtgttgttacttgaatgatcaacagctgttttttttttgtttgatttgtttttcgtttaTTGACAGTTGTTCATTGTCCTTGTTTGTCCAGAATAGTTAAACTGCCGCcgttcctaatttttttttttttgctagtctcacaaattctttggtttttcagcatttttgtgtgtttgaaccctttccaacaatgactgtatggtttttagatccatcttttcacattacagaaggttcaaatgctcactgatgcttcgaaaggaaacacaatgcattaagaactttttaaatttgaaaatcgGGGTAaatgtagcttctaaagggtagtgctaaataataattaaaaaaaaaagatattcaggcaaaaataacatgtattttgtatgaacctgtttattctgcaaggtgtatgaaaacttttgacctcaaccatGCTTAACAGATTTGtagtaattattatatattatttaataatacttAATTCACATTTATTAAACTATAGAGTCTTACTGATATCTTGGTGAAAATGTAGAGAATGAGAGAGAGCACACTCATGTAGATTCGGATGCGCTGACCCCCGAACCTCTTCCTCAGATACTCTGGCATTGTGACCACTCCAGCAGAAATATACACAGGAACAAAGATCCAGCCCAAGGCAATGAGGACCCATGCTGCCTAAAGAGCATCATACTTTTCAGCATTTCAGCATGTATTGCAATAAGACCGTCAAACATTTGATTAGCCTAAGACAATAACAATCTCACAAGTGAAATCAGCAGGGGCGccactcgcaattttgggccctatgacaaaatatgaggttgggcccccccaccacacaaaagcagatctctgggggcccctaaaaggcgtgggcccttagaattgtcctaacttacccccccttagcggcgcccctggaaATCAGTAAtgactaaaacaacactgaaagcTTGTAAAATGAGAACTCAATTGTCAGATGTACATTCCACTCAAATCCTCCGACTGCGAGTCCTCCTGCGGCTCCTGTTCCTGCTAATCCAATGAACAGACCGCTGCCTACGTTACTTGACATCAAAGAGGCTCCAATCTGTTGAAACACAACACAAGAGAGACATACTGAGAAAACTAAATGAAACTAAAAGAGACATGTCTTCAGACTAAATACAAATCTTCTGTGAATATAAGTTTGTGTGTAACTGTTGTATATGATTTAATTCTATATAATGCAAAACGCTTTCATGTCATAATGTGTTTACATGAGAAATTGTTTTACGAGACTGTATTGATTTAATTATTTCCTTTTTCCTGGTTGTAATTCCAGGCGAGGACTTTAAAAACAAGATGCTTCCTTGTAGACATCCACAAAATAAACATATCCAGTTTCATTAAACACATAAAAAACTCACTGGCCACCATGTCATGGATCGTCCGGCCAAGAAGTATCCACCCACTGTCCCACGGTTGGCTCTGACTGAAGActacaaattaaaaaacacaCCAGTTTTCTTCAAGAATTAGACATGCAGAATTCTCTACATCAATGCAAATATTACCAGCATGCAGACTTCCACTTACCCATATTCCAACTGCCAACACAAACACAAAGTAGACCACAACCACAGCAATATCAGCAGCTTCCAAAGTAAACTTCCTAGGCACCTCGGGCTCTGGGGTGCCCGTTACAAGCTCAGGTGAAGCTGGCATTTTGTACAATGCCTCGGGCAAAAGTGTGAACTTTGAAGCAGGTGCTAACTTCATTAATAATTAATCAGGCCAGTTCCAAAGAATGCTGAGAATGCAATGCTGAGAGTTATGCATTATAAGACAGATACACGTAGCCAGGTGAGGCCGCTGTAATCTAATCTATTTTAGAAGTTAACGGTTTACATTTTAGAGAAACCATATATTAAATATTCTGTGGAGTTATTAAGCATAATAATCTAAATAAATTGATTACATTTCAATAAAAGTTAGAAAAAAAGGTGTTCTAAAACTTTTGACAAGTACAGTATGTATAAGAATACTTAAGGGGGGGAAAAAGTTAATGCTGCAATTTAgccccaaataaaaaaagacagaatGACCACAAACATTTCAAGACTTTTTAATTGCAGCACgacataaaaaaaattgcaatattgTTCAGGTGAGACAACATATATACTCTAAATGAGGGATTCGACTGCATCAGTCCATTCATTTCTTCTTCCAGAATTTGCTGTAATcatcaactttaaaatcatcttcAAAGTCATCCAATTTCTTTTTAGCGGCCCTCTTCGGTTCTCTTTTCCGCATTCTGATTTTCCTCTCCTCCTCCGTGAGGGTTGTGATGTCCACTGGCATCTTTGGAAggaaagaaattaaaaataaaacctgTTTATAACTGATTTAAAACACCAACCCCAGGTGTTTTTTTTAACCTGATGACATTTTGAACTGCTATTGCATGacagttcttcaaaaaaatcttcTTTTCTGTTCATAAAATAGGATATCGACATAACATTGAATAAATAATAGCAAAATTCTAATTTTTGGGTAAAGTGTGCCTTCAATGAAAAAGCCTAGAATATAAACCACTAACCTTCATTATTCTCCTAGGCTCTTTATATCTGATGTTTATGGTGGACCCATCAGGTCTCACCAGCAGAACTGGATACAACCTTTCATACTTCTGCCTCCCAAAGCGGACCACACAGGTTCTGTTGGAGTTTGACTGAAAGACTGTGGTGTGAAATGTGGATGTGGCTTGCAAGCATCTTTGGGTGACAACAGCCTGAAGACACCTGTGTAAAACAATAAAAGGAAATTCACAATCTAAACTTTTCTGAGGATCATTGATTATGTTTAAGCTAGCTGTAGTAAAATCGGAAAACAATGCTATCACTGTAGCTTCAGAACCTGAGTTGTCTGATCTCATACTATTCAGTGCTAAGTCAGATTGACATTTTTTGGATATATTTGTCATTGAGAAAATAGTCAAGAGAGCAAAATCCTTCCATAAGCAGATCTTATACATTTTGAAtgggaataaaaatatatttaagtggTAAAATAGTCACCATGGCTTCGTTTAAAAATAATACGTAACTCTAAACACGAATATACATTCACTACCACACTATATCAAAGATGTGAGAACTCAATGTGCTATCGGTTCACCAACTTACTTACCTAAATATACTCTTGCACGGCTGGCCAATTGTATTTAAAGCCATGGCTACAATATTTGCTGTAAACGGCTATGCTGTAAATTTATTCATGTGTAAGAAAATAAGAGCAGAATTTTTCAGAATGAAGAAGGTCACCATCAACAAACGGCATGGAGGTGTAGCAGCATAAAACGCTCCGCCTGGAAACTTGTGCTGCAACTGCCAATAGTTCCGCtgtccagtgttgccagatcaggttgacgatttccagcccaaaagctcaccaaaaccccaataatgactgattgcagaacagcagaaccatacgtcacaacagtcacacggcagcagcgccacggcagcaggctcagacggtagtgggcggagtctcctgctgcagcccaatcaggtcccacaaaatatccgtcctaaatagtattcgaaaatagaattggtatgtcctaaaaagtattccaaagatttccggacggtctactacaatttacctttagaattcgaagtacggattaatgcgcactctaacggctattatattgcccacaacacattgcgtgttgaacgaggatttgattagaactacaaatacgcataaaaagtgtaaaaaactacaaacatggcgtatatgcgcgaccaacggatgggtagaaaaatggggtttaagttataaataatcagtgtgtaaccttataaaaaaatatttatttaatgttattcgcgttatatttcatgtgcagcaacataatgaacttttataatggcagaaacaaatgatgagagtctgctggccaaagagcccttcatgtttcactttgaatttaaggatgatatggacatttccttaataagtgtgtgaacaaatcatgcctctggattaattgcatgtttaaagagttttgatttattttaggtttaaactaatttagttaggcgagtaatgtgtggttattattgttgttaaatgtgtgccttctgtgctatatgttttgtttgattttgtaatattttttggaaaatccagtttatgatgggtatagtgtatagtacatggtattatgtacaatgaaaaattggttaatactgagatgattaggtaaaaaatatagtttaactaaataaaaacattctattgctcaagttttgttttgtttttagtttgagctttgtactcaggttatactgtttaaaaatatatagaaaaatataagttgatcattattttcacccactttcgatctcagatggagactccgcccactaccgtctgagcctgctgccgtggcgctgctgccgtgtgactgctgtgacgtatggttctgctgttctgcaatcggccctatctcccaaaacccgcccacttcaacaaaaaccagcccaaattttaactgccaaaataatgagaattttattgccatgtcaaggttgataaggaccatttttatctctttaaaaaaagaataatgacaaaataaagataaatcaatttcaca
Above is a genomic segment from Garra rufa chromosome 15, GarRuf1.0, whole genome shotgun sequence containing:
- the mrpl55 gene encoding large ribosomal subunit protein mL55, which encodes MALNTIGQPCKSIFRCLQAVVTQRCLQATSTFHTTVFQSNSNRTCVVRFGRQKYERLYPVLLVRPDGSTINIRYKEPRRIMKMPVDITTLTEEERKIRMRKREPKRAAKKKLDDFEDDFKVDDYSKFWKKK